A DNA window from Sphingomonas changnyeongensis contains the following coding sequences:
- the ppdK gene encoding pyruvate, phosphate dikinase, with the protein MTKYVYRFGGGVSDGGAGDKSLLGGKGANLAEMAAIGLPVPPGFTISTAMCARFYEEGESFPDSVKAEVAAGIDHIAAVTGKRFGDAENPLLVSVRSGARVSMPGMMDTVLNLGLNDVTVAGLARASGDARFAWDSYRRFIQMYSDVVLGLDHGAFEEALEIAKEDQGHFLDTDMTAADWERLVGVYKGLVEEQWGRPFPQDVHDQLWGAIGAVFGSWQSERAKVYRRLNDIPGDWGTAVNVQAMVFGNMGETSATGVAFTRNPSTGERVYYGEYLINAQGEDVVAGIRTPQYLTRAAREAAGARPLSMEEAMPDTYAELAQVFDLLERHYRDMQDIEFTVERGKLWMLQTRSGKRTAKAALRIAVDMVAEGLIGESEAVLRVDPQALDQLLHPTLDPAAPRDVLTKGLPASPGAASGIVVFDADTAEKRAELGEAVILVRVETSPEDIHGMHAARGILTARGGMTSHAAVVARGMGRPCVSGAGTLAIDSKARLFRVGDRTVSEGDVITIDGATGEVMVGAVPTVQPELAGDFGALMVWADRVRRLKVRTNAETPADCRTARDFGAEGIGLCRTEHMFFDAARITAVRQMILASDEQGRRAALDRLLPEQRADFTAIFEIMAGLPVTIRLLDPPLHEFLPHNEAEFEDVAAAAGVGVEVLKRRAAELHEFNPMLGHRGCRLGVTYPEIYEMQARAIFEAAVAVAEQSGEAPIPEVMVPLVATRRELELMKEVIDRTAEAVFAEAGRRIDYLVGTMIELPRAALKAGEIAEVGAFFSFGTNDLTQTTLGVSRDDASRFLTAYVDKGIFPRDPFVSLDVEGVGELIRLAAERGRATRADIKLGICGEHGGDPASIAFCEEAGLDYVSASPYRVPIARLAAAQAALRAV; encoded by the coding sequence ATGACCAAATATGTCTATCGGTTCGGCGGCGGCGTGTCGGATGGCGGGGCGGGCGACAAGTCCCTGCTGGGCGGCAAGGGCGCCAATCTTGCCGAAATGGCGGCGATCGGCCTGCCGGTGCCGCCGGGCTTCACCATCTCGACCGCCATGTGCGCGCGCTTTTATGAGGAAGGCGAAAGCTTTCCCGACAGCGTGAAGGCCGAAGTGGCCGCCGGCATCGACCATATCGCGGCGGTGACCGGCAAGCGGTTCGGCGATGCCGAAAATCCGCTGCTCGTCTCCGTCCGTTCGGGCGCGCGGGTGTCGATGCCCGGCATGATGGACACGGTGCTGAACCTCGGCCTGAACGACGTGACCGTCGCCGGGCTGGCGCGCGCGTCGGGCGATGCGCGCTTCGCCTGGGACAGCTATCGCCGCTTCATCCAGATGTATTCCGATGTCGTGCTCGGCCTCGATCACGGCGCGTTCGAGGAAGCGCTGGAAATCGCCAAGGAAGATCAGGGCCATTTCCTCGACACCGACATGACGGCGGCTGACTGGGAAAGGCTGGTCGGCGTGTATAAGGGCCTGGTCGAGGAACAATGGGGCCGCCCCTTCCCGCAGGATGTGCATGACCAGCTGTGGGGCGCGATCGGCGCGGTGTTCGGATCCTGGCAGTCCGAACGGGCCAAGGTCTATCGCCGCCTGAACGACATTCCCGGCGACTGGGGCACCGCGGTCAATGTGCAGGCGATGGTGTTCGGCAATATGGGCGAGACATCGGCCACCGGCGTCGCCTTCACCCGCAACCCGTCGACCGGCGAGCGCGTCTATTACGGCGAATATCTGATCAACGCGCAGGGCGAGGATGTGGTCGCGGGCATCCGCACCCCGCAATATCTGACCCGTGCGGCGCGCGAGGCGGCGGGCGCGCGGCCCTTGTCGATGGAAGAGGCGATGCCCGACACCTATGCCGAGCTGGCGCAGGTGTTCGACCTGCTGGAGCGGCATTACCGCGACATGCAGGATATCGAGTTCACCGTCGAACGCGGCAAGCTGTGGATGCTCCAGACGCGCAGCGGCAAGCGCACGGCGAAGGCTGCGCTCCGGATCGCGGTCGACATGGTGGCCGAAGGGCTGATCGGCGAGAGCGAGGCGGTGCTGCGCGTCGATCCGCAGGCGCTTGACCAGCTGCTGCACCCGACGCTCGACCCGGCGGCGCCGCGCGACGTGCTGACCAAGGGGCTGCCGGCCTCGCCGGGGGCGGCATCGGGGATCGTCGTGTTCGACGCCGACACCGCCGAGAAACGCGCCGAGCTGGGCGAGGCGGTGATCCTTGTCCGCGTCGAGACCAGCCCCGAGGACATTCACGGCATGCACGCCGCCCGCGGCATCCTGACGGCGCGCGGCGGCATGACCAGCCACGCCGCCGTCGTCGCGCGCGGCATGGGCCGGCCCTGCGTGTCGGGCGCGGGGACGCTGGCCATCGACAGCAAGGCACGGCTGTTCCGCGTCGGCGACCGCACGGTCAGCGAAGGCGATGTCATCACCATCGACGGTGCGACCGGCGAGGTGATGGTGGGCGCGGTGCCGACCGTGCAGCCCGAACTGGCCGGGGATTTCGGCGCGCTGATGGTGTGGGCCGACCGTGTCCGCCGGCTGAAGGTGCGCACCAATGCCGAAACCCCCGCCGACTGCCGCACCGCGCGCGATTTCGGCGCGGAGGGGATTGGCCTGTGCCGCACCGAACACATGTTCTTCGACGCCGCGCGCATCACCGCCGTCAGGCAGATGATCCTCGCGTCCGACGAACAGGGGCGGCGCGCCGCACTTGACCGGCTGCTGCCCGAACAGCGCGCCGATTTCACCGCGATCTTCGAGATCATGGCCGGCCTGCCGGTGACGATCCGGCTGCTCGATCCGCCGCTGCACGAATTCCTGCCGCACAATGAGGCGGAGTTCGAGGATGTCGCCGCCGCCGCCGGGGTCGGGGTCGAGGTGCTGAAGCGCCGCGCCGCCGAGCTGCACGAGTTCAATCCGATGCTCGGCCATCGCGGCTGCCGGCTGGGCGTCACCTATCCCGAAATCTACGAAATGCAGGCGCGGGCGATCTTCGAGGCGGCGGTCGCCGTTGCCGAGCAGAGCGGCGAAGCGCCGATCCCCGAGGTCATGGTCCCGCTCGTTGCCACGCGGCGCGAGCTGGAGCTGATGAAGGAGGTGATCGACCGCACGGCCGAGGCGGTGTTTGCCGAGGCGGGGCGGCGGATCGACTATCTGGTCGGCACGATGATTGAGCTGCCGCGTGCCGCACTCAAGGCCGGCGAGATCGCCGAGGTCGGCGCATTCTTCAGCTTCGGCACCAACGACCTGACCCAGACCACGCTGGGCGTCAGCCGCGACGATGCCAGCCGCTTCCTGACCGCCTATGTCGACAAGGGAATTTTCCCGCGCGACCCGTTTGTCAGCTTGGATGTCGAGGGGGTGGGCGAGCTGATCCGCCTTGCCGCCGAACGCGGCCGGGCGACGCGGGCGGACATCAAGCTGGGCATTTGCGGCGAACATGGCGGCGATCCGGCGTCGATCGCCTTTTGCGAGGAGGCCGGGCTCGATTATGTCAGCGCCTCGCCCTACCGCGTGCCGATCGCCCGGCTGGCCGCGGCGCAGGCGGCGCTCAGGGCGGTCTGA
- a CDS encoding type II secretion system F family protein has product MNEGAGPTLLGIDVVWMATVLSGIASFMVLVALYAATTVRDPMARRVKALNDRREQLKAGITASTSKRRAKLGARNETTDRMRSFLASLKVLQDEQLKTAQKKLMQAGIRSKDAAVAVIFGRMMLPLVFGTGIVVLVYGIDYFPDWAPFKKFAVAAGVLIGSYKAPDIYLKNRIQKRSDAIRKGLPDALDLLVICAEAGLTVDAAFARVAKELGRAYPELGDEFMLTSIELGFLTDRRQAFENLATRIDLEAVRGVVTTMIQTEKYGTPLASALRVLSAEFRNERMMRAEEKAARLPAIMTVPLILFILPTLFVVILGPAACSIADNLGG; this is encoded by the coding sequence ATGAACGAGGGCGCAGGGCCGACGCTGTTGGGCATCGACGTGGTCTGGATGGCGACTGTGCTGTCCGGGATCGCCTCGTTCATGGTGCTCGTCGCGCTCTATGCGGCGACCACGGTGCGGGACCCGATGGCGCGGCGGGTGAAGGCGCTCAACGACCGCCGCGAACAGCTCAAGGCCGGGATCACCGCCTCCACGTCCAAGCGCCGCGCGAAGCTCGGCGCGCGCAACGAGACGACGGACCGGATGCGCTCCTTCCTCGCCTCATTGAAGGTGCTGCAGGACGAGCAGCTGAAGACCGCCCAGAAAAAGCTGATGCAGGCGGGCATCCGGTCAAAGGATGCGGCGGTCGCCGTCATCTTCGGGCGCATGATGCTGCCGCTGGTCTTCGGCACCGGCATCGTCGTGCTCGTCTATGGCATCGACTATTTCCCCGACTGGGCACCGTTCAAGAAGTTCGCGGTCGCCGCCGGGGTGCTGATCGGCAGCTACAAGGCGCCCGACATCTATCTCAAGAATCGCATCCAGAAGCGCAGCGACGCGATCCGCAAGGGCCTGCCCGACGCGCTCGACCTGCTGGTGATCTGCGCGGAGGCGGGGCTGACCGTCGATGCCGCCTTTGCCCGCGTCGCCAAGGAACTGGGCCGCGCCTATCCGGAGCTGGGCGACGAGTTCATGCTGACATCGATCGAGCTGGGCTTCCTGACCGACCGGCGCCAGGCGTTCGAGAACCTTGCCACCCGCATCGATCTGGAAGCGGTGCGCGGCGTCGTCACCACGATGATCCAGACCGAGAAATACGGGACGCCGCTCGCCTCGGCGCTGCGCGTGCTGTCGGCCGAGTTCCGCAACGAACGCATGATGCGCGCCGAGGAAAAGGCCGCGCGCCTGCCCGCGATCATGACGGTGCCGCTGATCCTGTTCATCCTGCCGACGCTGTTCGTCGTCATCCTTGGCCCGGCGGCCTGTTCGATCGCCGACAATCTGGGCGGCTAG
- a CDS encoding type II secretion system F family protein: protein MTEMMIPLLGLVLVLAMLVAAFSGPSEAKAQKRRLTALRERHSASAASAVEAQLRRITTARATRMDSLASTLIPRPAQLKKRLDMTGRSWSVGKYALVSGGLALGGAALLWLEGAPLLLALFGGLFIGLGLPHMATGFMINRRVNQFTSKFPDAIELLVRGLRAGLPISETLSVVASEVPGPVGEEFRSVSDKMKIGRSMDVALQETSERLGTPEFQFFCITLAIQRETGGNLAETLSNLAEVLRKRAQMKLKIKAMSSESKASAYIVGSLPFIVFTMIWFLNKDYMGGFFTDERLMVAGIGGLVWMGIGAFIMAKMVNFEI, encoded by the coding sequence ATGACTGAAATGATGATCCCGCTCCTCGGCCTGGTGCTGGTGCTGGCGATGCTCGTCGCCGCCTTTTCCGGGCCGTCCGAGGCCAAGGCGCAGAAGCGGCGGCTGACGGCGCTGCGCGAACGCCACAGCGCGTCGGCCGCCTCGGCCGTGGAGGCGCAGCTGCGCCGGATCACCACCGCGCGCGCGACCCGGATGGACAGCCTCGCCTCGACGCTGATCCCGCGCCCGGCCCAGCTGAAAAAGCGGCTCGACATGACCGGCCGGTCGTGGAGCGTCGGCAAATATGCGCTGGTGTCGGGCGGGCTGGCGCTGGGCGGCGCAGCGCTGCTGTGGCTCGAAGGCGCGCCGCTGCTGCTCGCGCTGTTCGGCGGGCTGTTCATCGGTCTGGGGCTGCCGCACATGGCGACCGGGTTCATGATCAACCGGCGCGTCAACCAGTTCACCAGCAAGTTTCCCGACGCGATCGAGCTGCTGGTGCGCGGCCTGCGCGCGGGTCTGCCGATTTCCGAAACCCTGTCGGTCGTCGCCTCCGAAGTCCCCGGCCCGGTGGGCGAGGAGTTTCGCAGCGTCAGCGACAAGATGAAGATCGGCCGGTCGATGGATGTGGCGCTTCAGGAAACCTCCGAACGGCTGGGGACGCCGGAGTTTCAGTTCTTCTGCATCACGCTTGCCATTCAGCGCGAAACCGGGGGCAATCTGGCTGAAACGCTGTCGAACCTGGCCGAAGTGCTGCGCAAGCGCGCGCAGATGAAGCTCAAGATCAAGGCGATGTCGTCCGAATCCAAGGCCTCGGCCTATATCGTCGGGTCGCTGCCGTTCATCGTGTTCACGATGATCTGGTTCCTGAACAAGGACTATATGGGCGGCTTCTTCACCGACGAACGGCTGATGGTCGCCGGAATCGGCGGGCTGGTCTGGATGGGCATCGGCGCATTCATCATGGCCAAGATGGTCAATTTCGAAATTTGA
- a CDS encoding P-loop NTPase family protein: MNAPWNPSRSAALRDPFVAFVCDEGSADAIRPIAAEMGWSPEKVNKGGLRNAIQSLSVSASPHVLFVDLSESGDPLNDINALAEVCEPGTVVIAAGQVNDVRLYRDLLASGIQDYLLKPFNPDQLRDAFGQALAILNTPKHVEAAVEKPHVMTAVIGARGGVGASTIAASLAWLFGDKGRRSTALLDLDVHFGTGALALDLEPGRGLTDAIENPSRIDGLFIERAMVRANDKLAVLSAEAPISQALITDGSAFFQLQEEIRAAFESTVVDLPRHMLVQHPMLVQDANMVVIVTELTLAAARDCIRLLAWLKSNAGHAQVVLVANRVQTGGVPEISRKDFESSIERKIDFAIPYDQKLAAQAAKLGKTLAEAGKGAKVTQALGALSDRLLSAAEDAPEAAGTAPQARSLLGKLGGLKDVMRKKAPAKG, from the coding sequence ATGAACGCTCCGTGGAACCCGTCCCGCAGCGCCGCGCTGCGCGACCCCTTTGTCGCCTTTGTCTGCGACGAAGGTTCGGCCGATGCCATCCGTCCCATCGCCGCCGAAATGGGCTGGTCGCCTGAAAAGGTGAACAAGGGCGGGCTGCGCAACGCCATCCAGTCGCTGTCGGTGTCGGCAAGCCCGCATGTGCTGTTCGTCGACCTGTCAGAATCGGGCGATCCGCTCAACGACATCAACGCCCTGGCCGAGGTGTGCGAGCCGGGCACGGTGGTGATCGCCGCCGGCCAGGTCAATGACGTCCGCCTCTACCGCGACCTGCTGGCCAGCGGCATCCAGGATTATCTGCTGAAGCCGTTCAACCCGGATCAGCTGCGCGACGCGTTTGGCCAGGCGCTCGCGATCCTGAACACGCCCAAGCATGTCGAGGCGGCGGTTGAAAAGCCGCATGTGATGACGGCGGTGATCGGCGCGCGCGGCGGGGTCGGTGCCTCGACGATCGCGGCATCGCTTGCCTGGTTGTTCGGCGACAAGGGCCGGCGCTCGACGGCGCTGCTCGACCTTGACGTGCATTTCGGCACCGGCGCCCTCGCCCTCGACCTCGAGCCGGGGCGCGGGCTGACCGACGCGATCGAAAACCCCAGCCGCATCGACGGGCTGTTCATCGAACGCGCGATGGTGCGCGCGAACGACAAGCTCGCCGTGCTGTCGGCCGAAGCGCCGATCAGCCAGGCGCTGATCACCGACGGGTCGGCCTTTTTCCAGCTGCAGGAAGAAATCCGCGCCGCGTTCGAATCGACGGTCGTCGATCTGCCGCGCCACATGCTCGTCCAGCATCCGATGCTGGTGCAGGACGCGAACATGGTCGTGATCGTGACCGAGCTGACGCTGGCGGCGGCGCGCGACTGCATCCGCCTGCTCGCCTGGCTGAAATCCAATGCCGGCCATGCCCAGGTCGTGCTGGTCGCCAACCGCGTGCAGACCGGCGGCGTGCCCGAAATCAGCCGCAAGGATTTCGAAAGCTCGATCGAACGCAAGATCGATTTCGCCATCCCGTATGACCAGAAGCTGGCCGCCCAGGCAGCCAAGCTCGGCAAGACGCTGGCAGAGGCAGGCAAGGGGGCCAAGGTCACCCAGGCACTGGGCGCGCTGTCCGACCGGCTGCTGAGCGCTGCCGAGGACGCGCCCGAGGCTGCGGGCACCGCCCCGCAGGCGCGGTCGCTGCTCGGCAAGCTGGGCGGGCTCAAGGACGTGATGCGCAAAAAGGCCCCGGCCAAGGGCTGA
- a CDS encoding CpaD family pilus assembly lipoprotein — MDSRNFRLNPAALSLALLLGACGGTVNRGVESVHQPVVQRTDYAMDVAAGYAGALAPGERERLDAWFDAIALGFGDRVAIADPSGGDGGRQAVAGLLGRRGLMLADTAPGTAGAPPAGMVRVVVSRAAASVTGCPDWSRAPSPDYAGNTPSNYGCALNGALAQMVANPQDLVAGREPGRPADGFTSSKAIRAYRAAPPTGAQGLKSETTRGAQ, encoded by the coding sequence ATGGACAGCAGAAACTTCCGCCTGAACCCCGCCGCCCTCTCCCTCGCCCTGCTGCTCGGGGCCTGTGGTGGCACCGTCAATCGCGGGGTTGAATCGGTTCACCAGCCGGTCGTCCAGCGCACCGATTATGCGATGGACGTCGCGGCCGGCTATGCCGGGGCGCTGGCCCCGGGCGAGCGCGAGCGGCTGGACGCCTGGTTCGATGCCATTGCGCTCGGCTTTGGCGACCGGGTGGCGATCGCCGATCCGAGCGGCGGCGATGGCGGCCGTCAGGCGGTGGCCGGGCTGCTCGGCCGGCGCGGCCTGATGCTCGCCGACACCGCGCCGGGCACGGCGGGCGCCCCGCCCGCCGGCATGGTGCGCGTGGTCGTCAGCCGCGCGGCAGCCAGTGTGACTGGATGCCCCGACTGGAGCCGCGCACCCAGCCCCGATTATGCCGGCAACACCCCGTCTAACTATGGCTGCGCGCTCAACGGCGCGCTGGCGCAGATGGTCGCCAATCCGCAGGATCTGGTCGCCGGGCGCGAACCCGGCCGGCCGGCCGACGGCTTCACGTCATCAAAGGCGATCCGCGCCTATCGCGCCGCGCCGCCGACCGGCGCCCAGGGCTTGAAGAGCGAGACAACGCGAGGTGCCCAGTAA
- a CDS encoding type II and III secretion system protein family protein has protein sequence MTMPKAFRRLASAALTGGLIAAALPADAAPARPAAKAAAARIAARVAQVPTGAQRPTAEVLLSVGQGELVNLPVPIANIWTSNPSVADVYVSNPRQIHLFGKEAGEATVFATTAGGGVVYATNVRVSQNLTSIDRVLKVAMPEAQITVTPVGQVVVLSGTVGSPEDVEEAERLVKSLLNPGVDVTAPNAVLKIGTVNRLRTATPLQVNLQVRIAEVSRDLTKSFGLNLLTRDTTGGFLFGIAQGRSFGSITTDAATGATNFNLNGLGQGAGITNLGLAGRLFGLDVATALDLAEGEGLITTLANPNLTALSGETASFLAGGEIPIPLAQGLGQIGVEFKQYGVSLSFTPTVLSDGRISMRVRPEVSELTSAGAVTIGGFQIPALTTRRAETTVELGSGQSFMIGGLLQNRHTNNVDRAPGLGDLPILGALFRSTRFRRAETELMIIVTPYLVKPSSTPLPLPTDGYRSATDAERVLLGQTAGSGDTSERPVPRLAPPVSGGATAPVPGRAGKTGKDAGDPAPGFSN, from the coding sequence ATGACCATGCCCAAGGCTTTTCGCCGCCTCGCCTCGGCCGCGCTCACCGGCGGGCTGATCGCCGCCGCGCTGCCGGCGGACGCGGCCCCGGCCCGGCCGGCTGCCAAGGCGGCCGCCGCGCGCATCGCCGCACGGGTCGCGCAGGTGCCGACGGGTGCGCAGCGCCCGACCGCCGAAGTGCTGCTGTCGGTCGGCCAGGGCGAGCTGGTCAACCTGCCCGTGCCGATCGCCAATATCTGGACGTCGAACCCGTCGGTCGCCGATGTCTATGTCAGCAACCCGCGCCAGATCCATCTGTTCGGCAAGGAAGCAGGCGAAGCGACGGTGTTCGCGACCACTGCGGGCGGCGGCGTCGTCTATGCCACCAATGTCCGCGTCAGCCAGAACCTGACCTCGATCGACCGGGTGCTCAAGGTGGCGATGCCCGAGGCACAGATCACCGTCACCCCGGTGGGCCAGGTGGTCGTGCTGTCGGGCACCGTCGGCTCGCCCGAGGATGTCGAGGAGGCCGAACGGCTGGTCAAGTCGCTGCTCAATCCCGGCGTCGACGTGACCGCGCCCAATGCGGTGCTGAAGATCGGCACGGTGAACCGGCTGCGCACGGCAACGCCGCTGCAGGTCAATCTGCAGGTCCGCATCGCCGAGGTCAGCCGCGATCTCACCAAGTCGTTCGGGCTCAACCTGCTGACCCGCGACACCACCGGCGGCTTCCTGTTCGGCATCGCGCAGGGCCGCAGCTTTGGCAGCATCACCACCGATGCCGCGACCGGGGCGACCAATTTCAACCTGAACGGGCTGGGCCAGGGCGCGGGGATCACCAATCTCGGCCTTGCCGGGCGGCTGTTCGGGCTTGATGTCGCAACCGCGCTCGACCTCGCCGAGGGCGAGGGCCTGATCACCACGCTCGCCAACCCCAATCTGACCGCCCTGTCGGGCGAGACGGCAAGCTTTCTGGCCGGTGGCGAGATCCCGATCCCGCTTGCCCAGGGGCTTGGCCAGATCGGCGTCGAGTTCAAGCAATATGGCGTCAGCCTGTCCTTCACCCCGACCGTGCTGTCGGACGGCCGCATCTCGATGCGCGTCCGGCCGGAGGTGTCGGAACTGACCTCGGCAGGGGCGGTGACGATCGGCGGCTTCCAGATCCCGGCGCTGACCACGCGGCGGGCGGAGACGACGGTCGAGCTCGGCTCGGGCCAGAGCTTCATGATCGGCGGCCTGCTCCAGAACCGGCACACCAACAATGTCGACCGCGCCCCGGGGCTGGGCGACCTGCCGATCCTGGGCGCGCTGTTCCGTTCCACGCGCTTCCGCCGGGCGGAGACCGAACTGATGATCATCGTCACCCCCTATCTGGTCAAACCCAGCAGCACCCCGCTGCCGCTGCCGACCGACGGCTATCGTTCGGCAACCGATGCCGAGCGCGTGCTGCTCGGCCAGACGGCAGGATCGGGCGATACCAGCGAACGGCCGGTGCCGCGCCTCGCCCCGCCGGTCAGCGGCGGCGCGACCGCGCCTGTTCCCGGCCGGGCGGGCAAGACGGGCAAGGACGCCGGCGATCCGGCCCCCGGTTTCTCCAACTGA
- the cpaB gene encoding Flp pilus assembly protein CpaB, translating to MDARKIALLVGALVIAAITALLARNMFQGAAAPTAAASAPRPEENLPQVLVATRPLPVGTILTPDAFRYQPWPKELVQQAYYIRGETEAPVAGTVVRVAITAGQPITQGSLVKPGDRGFLAAALGPGMRAVTVSVSAQSGVAGFVFPGDRIDLVLTQSIDGGGDGPALRVGETIIRNIRVLATDQRTDKTTTEDGKTEVLTFSTVTLEATPRIAEKIAVAQSLGQLSLSLRSIADNNAELERAIASGEVSVGDKNDPKAERQMLLAVAARPLDGDTTYQTGADVSRFARRSVPGRAPTAGGSDPNGAPATRAGPAATGPAYDNQGPVVRVARGNDVTTVAVGGR from the coding sequence ATGGATGCACGGAAAATCGCTCTGCTGGTCGGCGCGCTGGTGATCGCCGCGATCACCGCGCTTCTGGCCCGCAACATGTTCCAGGGCGCCGCCGCGCCGACCGCTGCGGCGTCGGCCCCGCGGCCGGAGGAAAATCTGCCCCAGGTGCTGGTCGCCACGCGGCCGCTGCCGGTGGGCACGATCCTGACGCCCGACGCCTTCCGCTACCAGCCCTGGCCCAAGGAACTGGTGCAGCAGGCCTATTATATCCGCGGCGAGACCGAAGCGCCGGTCGCCGGCACTGTGGTGCGCGTCGCGATCACCGCCGGGCAGCCGATCACGCAGGGCTCGCTGGTCAAGCCGGGCGACCGCGGCTTCCTGGCTGCGGCTCTTGGGCCGGGGATGCGCGCGGTGACGGTGTCGGTGTCCGCGCAGAGCGGCGTCGCCGGCTTCGTATTCCCGGGTGACCGGATCGACCTGGTGCTGACGCAGAGCATCGATGGCGGCGGCGACGGCCCGGCGCTGCGCGTCGGCGAAACGATCATCCGCAACATCCGCGTGCTGGCGACCGACCAGCGCACCGACAAGACGACCACCGAAGACGGCAAGACCGAGGTGCTCACCTTCTCGACCGTCACACTGGAGGCGACGCCGCGCATCGCGGAGAAGATCGCGGTCGCCCAGTCGCTCGGCCAGCTGTCGCTGTCGCTGCGCTCGATCGCCGACAACAATGCCGAGCTGGAGCGCGCCATCGCCTCGGGCGAGGTTTCGGTCGGCGACAAGAATGATCCCAAGGCCGAACGCCAGATGCTGCTCGCGGTCGCCGCGCGCCCGCTTGACGGCGACACCACCTACCAGACCGGGGCCGATGTCTCGCGCTTTGCCCGCCGCTCGGTGCCGGGCCGCGCCCCGACCGCAGGCGGCAGCGATCCGAACGGAGCGCCGGCCACACGCGCCGGCCCGGCGGCGACCGGCCCGGCTTACGACAATCAGGGACCCGTAGTCCGGGTGGCGCGCGGCAACGACGTCACGACGGTCGCGGTTGGGGGACGATAA
- a CDS encoding alpha/beta hydrolase, producing the protein MKNQPPFDRRAIPATARLFHRPAPDGWPLRMFDWPPEGGSRGSLLFLGGRGDIIEKYLESFAHWRAAGWHIRAVDWRGQGGSGRLSSDPLCGHADDFAPWIADLADFGGDWMATTPGPHVVIGHSMGGHLLLRGLAEGAIAPDAAVLVAPMLGLHSGPLGPRVGGAIAALLARIGRPDRMAWKTNERPSLPGASRRRLLTHDAERYADELWWKQANPDIALGPPSWAWVAAAYRSIAGLDRPGVLERIATPVLLLGAERDGLVKAAAIRRAARRLPAAELLMFGPESAHEILRESDAVRDRALARIDAFLAARAAGPAPAPVSAAGDAPAA; encoded by the coding sequence ATGAAAAATCAGCCCCCGTTCGACCGCCGGGCGATTCCCGCCACGGCGCGGCTGTTTCACCGGCCCGCACCCGATGGCTGGCCGCTGCGCATGTTCGACTGGCCGCCAGAGGGCGGGTCGCGCGGCAGCCTGCTGTTCCTCGGCGGGCGCGGCGACATCATCGAGAAATATCTGGAAAGCTTTGCCCATTGGCGGGCGGCTGGCTGGCACATCCGCGCCGTCGACTGGCGCGGCCAGGGCGGATCGGGGCGGCTGTCGTCCGATCCGCTGTGCGGCCATGCCGATGATTTCGCGCCCTGGATTGCCGATCTCGCCGATTTCGGCGGCGACTGGATGGCGACGACGCCGGGGCCGCATGTCGTGATCGGCCATTCGATGGGCGGGCATCTGCTGCTGCGCGGTCTGGCCGAAGGGGCGATCGCGCCCGATGCGGCGGTGCTGGTCGCGCCGATGCTCGGCCTGCATTCCGGCCCGCTCGGCCCGCGTGTCGGCGGCGCGATCGCCGCGCTGCTCGCCCGGATCGGCCGGCCCGACCGCATGGCGTGGAAGACCAATGAGCGCCCGTCGCTGCCCGGCGCATCGCGCCGCCGGCTGCTGACCCATGACGCCGAACGCTATGCCGACGAACTGTGGTGGAAACAGGCCAATCCCGACATCGCGCTCGGCCCGCCCAGCTGGGCCTGGGTCGCCGCCGCCTATCGCTCGATCGCCGGGCTCGACCGGCCGGGCGTGCTGGAGCGGATCGCCACCCCGGTGCTGCTGCTGGGGGCCGAGCGCGACGGGCTGGTCAAGGCGGCGGCGATCCGCCGTGCCGCCCGGCGGCTGCCCGCGGCCGAGCTGCTGATGTTCGGGCCGGAATCGGCGCATGAGATCCTGCGCGAAAGCGACGCGGTGCGCGACCGGGCGCTCGCCCGCATCGATGCGTTTCTGGCTGCCCGCGCCGCCGGACCCGCCCCCGCACCCGTCAGCGCCGCCGGAGATGCCCCCGCGGCATGA